The following are encoded together in the Plasmodium brasilianum strain Bolivian I chromosome 10, whole genome shotgun sequence genome:
- a CDS encoding PIR protein, with translation MEKTTYDEILQKLPSNDIYIKLISENNKLNNNFNYNIFDSVRTKYKGNYINRENVARNLKKIPEKNKLWNYNWRCLYYIYCVYEEISKFFENNSSNTDVTDVVTNIFNTQTSVIEDYRILNCSYNFDDEILKELYNRKSERYLYEYFAYYESIKSKHFCISGVIDKYKKYFNAIKSFYNGKRREYCEKNISKFPNYFLNCGNEFDLGKILSKFDFENKQGCNGLKSIIYKTTEDNPDSTPINEEFLKSIYLTACSTVSNGASSPNNDGMSCNLFGENVKQSFSTTAAGSAALQDIHGNVSSDVQVAISSTYLAEVLSEKNRKEVGDNNQGEKNKISFDEIKYNEFRWNFGSGAMYCLRNTRENDKNGKCVCLEELIDDGFFIKEKVYTGYKFTAGKKCDLQYLARAVNTKIEWKSLKSMSPIFKDSRNFQVVYPNKATNTDICNTYGQIFSRKDEEYNTLNNTFFRMSIVVVLFTPFGSYVGKIRKRKKRD, from the exons atggaaaaaactACTTAT GATGAAATATTACAGAAGTTACCttcaaatgatatatatataaaattaatatctgagaacaataaattaaataataatttcaattataatatatttgattcGGTAAGAACTAAATATAAAggtaattatattaatcGTGAAAATGTTGcaagaaatttaaaaaaaatacctgaaaaaaataaattatggaACTATAATTGGCgttgtttatattatatatactgtgtatatgaagaaataagCAAATTCTTTGAAAACAATTCATCAAATACTGATGTAACAGATGTTGTTactaacatttttaatactcAAACTTCTGTTATCGAGGATTATAGGATATTAAATTGTAGTTATAATTTTGATGACGAAATTTTAAAGGAATTGTATAATAGAAAAAGTGAGAGATATTTGTATgaatattttgcatattatGAGAGTATTAAAAGTaaacatttttgtatttctgGTGTGAttgataaatataagaaatactTTAATGCTATTAAAAGTTTCTATAATGGAAAAAGGAGGGAATATTGtgagaaaaatatatcaaagtttcctaattattttttgaactGTGGTAATGAGTTTGATCtaggaaaaatattatctaaATTCGATTTTGAAAATAAGCAAGGTTGTAATGGActaaaaagtattatatataaaacgaCTGAAGATAATCCTGATTCTACGCcaataaatgaagaattCTTGAAGTCAATTTATTTAACTGCATGTTCTACTGTGAGTAATGGGGCATCTTCACCAAATAATGATGGTATGTCATGTAATTTATTCGGAGAAAATGTCAAACAAAGTTTTAGTACGACTGCAGCTGGAAGTGCTGCACTACAAGATATCCATGGAAATGTTTCTTCAGATGTTCAAGTAGCAATATCCAGTACGTATTTAGCAGAAGTTCTAtctgaaaaaaataggaaagaAGTGGGTGATAATAATcaaggagaaaaaaataaaatatcatttgACGAAAtcaaatataatgaatttaGATGGAATTTTGGAAGCGGAGCAATGTATTGTCTACGTAACACACGAGAGAATGATAAGAACGGAAAATGTGTATGTTTAGAAGAATTGATAGACGAtggtttttttataaaagaaaaagtttaTACAGGTTACAAATTTACAGCAGGTAAAAAATGTGATCTCCAATATTTAGCAAGAGCAGTTAACACGAAAATAGAATGGAAATCACTGAAATCAATGTCACCAATATTTAAAGATTCAAGAAATTTCCAAGTTGTATATCCTAATAAAGCTACGAATACAGATATTTGTAATACATATGGACAGATATTTTCTAGAAAAGATGaagaatataatacattaaacAACACATTTTTTCGTATGTCTATAGTAGTTGTTTTA TTTACTCCTTTTGGATCATATGTGggtaaaattagaaaaaggaaaaaaagagattGA
- a CDS encoding fam-l protein → MMEQKITLLFIKISTFILLIWICHFYNDTSLFIKSLDEKCNIHRILNKENYRLLGEYKRNKGSCLAYINEEIPNNVVRKKKYISKNKKGTKGKRKQLFRSSLYMEELGKTVKKNKCVIPKTKKYFDFEKKIFKKLEYKDYIKNINPFENKEYKKLARKKRRIRIALLLLFFLVLIVPVLDISLETFTGGGLLGLLSLVYPKTITGGQSDQVEGILATFLRTGGWSSIEIIFKSPILIYCVPFLIFVVVFILGMVYYYNKVIKYENIKFIKRLNKR, encoded by the exons atgatggaacaaaaaattacgttactgtttattaaaatttcaacgtttatacttttaatttgGATATGTCATTTTTACAATGACACG agcctttttattaaaagtttggatgaaaaatgtaatattcatcgaatattaaataaagaaaattatcgATTATTAGGAGAATATAAACGGAATAAGGGTTCATGTCTTGCATATATTAACGAAGAAATACCAAATAATGTagtgagaaaaaaaaaatatatatctaaaaataaaaaaggaacaaaggGAAAACGCAAACAATTATTTAGGAGTTCGTTATATATGGAGGAATTAGGTAAAACTGTTAAGAAGAATAAATGTGTTATAcctaaaacaaaaaaatattttgattttgaaaaaaaaatatttaaaaaacttgAATATAAAGATTAcattaaaaacataaatccatttgaaaataaggaatataaaaaattagcaCGTAAAAAACGCAGAATAAGAATTGCTTtacttttgttatttttcttgGTATTGATTGTGCCCGTATTAGATATTTCATTAGAGACATTTACAGGTGGTGGTTTGTTGGGTTTATTAAGCCTGGTATACCCAAAGACAATTACAGGAGGTCAAAGTGATCAGGTAGAGGGAATTTTGGCTACATTTTTAAGAACAGGTGGATGGAGTTcaatagaaataatatttaaatcacctattttgatttattgcGTACCCTTCCTTATATTTGTtgttgtatttatattaggGATGGtttattactataataaagttataaaatatgagaaCATTAAGTTCataaaaagattaaataAGAGGTAA
- a CDS encoding hypothetical protein (Plasmodium exported protein), which yields MEQNIMFIFFIKIFLFILLIWMCHFYSYMSRFNKILDENYGSDKKLDTRIYRLLGNCVKGIFANVGDLELKISYNKKKNKKQLFTTDNEKWNKENKEKLYRSALIKEKLIKQLMKNKSTMLHKSYNYYEKKIMNGLNDKAFFKKMMLINDKNYKKLKRKKYGLRLFLLLLLFVVVLMIPILDLSLSNSNNSIYLLTLLCQILGYSSTSDSQSLQAGSGGVDTPSLSSFCSKNSTTALKVSSILIYCVPILILAIMLILGIFCYYRKIIKHKQIKSLETFYEW from the exons AtggaacaaaatattatgtttattttttttatcaaaatttttttgtttatcctCTTAATTTGGATGTGTCATTTTTACAGTTACATG agcaggtttaacaaaattttggATGAGAATTATGGTTctgataaaaaattagatacTCGAATTTATCGATTATTAGGAAATTGTGTAAAAGGTATTTTTGCAAATGTTGGTGATTTAGAATTAAAGatatcatataataaaaaaaaaaataaaaaacaattatttacaactgataatgaaaaatggaacaaagaaaataaagaaaaattatatagaagTGCATTaattaaggaaaaattgATTAAGCaacttatgaaaaataaatcaaccATGTTGCATAaatcatataattattatgaaaaaaaaataatgaatggaCTTAATGATAaagctttttttaaaaaaatgatgttaATTAATGATaagaattacaaaaaattaaagcgTAAAAAATACGGATTACgactttttttacttttactatTATTCGTGGTGGTGTTAATGATACCTATATTAGATTTATCATTAAGTAATTCTAataattcaatttatttattgacATTATTATGTCAGATATTAGGATATAGTTCTACGTCTGATTCTCAGTCTCTTCAAGCTGGCTCTGGAGGCGTAGATACCCCTTCATTGAGCTCTTTTTGTTCAAAGAATTCAACTACAGCATTAAAAGTATCTAGTATTCTAATATATTGTGTACCTATTTTAATATTGGCTATTATGCTTATTCTAggaattttttgttattatagaaaaatcataaaacataaacaaattaagTCCTTGGAAACGTTCTATGAGTGGTAa
- a CDS encoding PIR protein, with protein MPGILQESFIQSLPSKIYYRKKFESTYNYCFAFEDNSEFPEKKAQLNNYEKIKSVQDKLLSALCYVALTLDDKDCKGQCHNLYYWLGNELLLSKLEEDSFSKVIGILNDISNILYERGKCKCTFFKDTNKETFEKMKIAYDYCKDHVSIKSTLEKHNNMCNNKFSAYLVNADNTYNELYDCAKTRFDPYIMQLKNHIPSCFNEKLSRLTCIINEVSAEKQVSSPYNTAHIDQEFVINPSTFGSSQILPYIVIPFIVIFFLGFLLYKFTPIWSWMHTRILKKKSSRRNLEDTDTLELTEYMYEQRKSNLDRRQLNVAYYAT; from the exons ATGCCCGGTATCCTGCAG GAAAGTTTTATACAATCACTACCAtctaaaatttattatagaaaaaaatttgagtCAACTTATAATTATTGCTTTGCGTTTGAAGATAATAGTGAATTTCCAGAAAAAAAGGctcaattaaataattatgaaaaaattaaaagtgtTCAAGATAAGCTTTTAAGTGCTTTATGTTATGTAGCTCTTACTTTAGATGACAAGGATTGTAAAGGACAGTGTCATAATTTGTACTATTGGTTAGGcaatgaattattattaagtaAATTAGAGGAGGATTCATTTTCTAAAGTTATTGGAATACTTAATgatatttcaaatattctTTATGAGCGTGGTAAATGCaaatgtactttttttaaagatacTAATAAGGAGACgtttgaaaaaatgaagattgCTTATGATTATTGCAAAGATCACGTTTCCATTAAGAGTACACtggaaaaacataataatatgtgtAACAATAAATTTAGTGCCTATCTTGTTAATGCTGATAATACTTATAATGAACTGTATGACTGTGCAAAAACAAGATTTGATCCGTATATTATGCAACTAAAAAATCATATTCCCAGTTGTTTTAATGAAAAGTTATCTCGTTTGACATGCATAATTAATGAAGTTTCCGCAGAAAAACAAGTTTCAAGTCCATATAATACTGCTCATATTGACCAAGAATTTGTAATTAATCCATCAACCTTTGGTTCTTCTCAAATTCTTCCGTACATTGTTATACcttttattgtaatattcTTCCTTGGCTTCCTCTTGTATAAA TTTACTCCAATTTGGTCGTGGATGCATACTcgaatattaaagaaaaaatcaaGTAGACGTAATTTGGAAGATACAGATACACTAGAATTAACAGAATACATGTATGAACAAAGAAAATCAAATTTGGATAGAAGACAGTTAAATGTAGCGTATTATGCTACATGA
- a CDS encoding fam-l protein, which translates to MEKSIMIFLFIKIVVFNFLTWIPLLSNNVSMFSKYQNKHYNIGRKLDSSTYGLLEKYKQDKDSNVAMLRDGIYNNGVNKKKDIYNNEKECTEKKKQLYRGSLNNYDGHKQDMDNKCSTFETKKYSRLEKKIFKELDYIDFLKGNKNISDKTYKKIMLEKLSLRLALPILFFLLLSTVLIVDISLRLPSDGKGFWNLSGLGTILKEYEDKLKPYLEWLTKPLWTSAGSSSASVLGALFSVILYVIPFLILGVTLISYIFYYHRKAKKFEKIKFSKK; encoded by the exons ATGGAAAAAAGCATTAtgattttcttatttattaaaatagttgtatttaactttttaacGTGGATACCCCTTTTAAGCAATAATGTA AGTATGTTTAGCAAATACCAAAATAAGCACTACAACATTGGTAGAAAATTAGATTCCAGTACTTATGGATTactagaaaaatataagcagGATAAGGATTCAAATGTTGCAATGTTAAGAGatggtatatataataatggagtgaacaaaaaaaaggatatatataataatgaaaaggaatgcactgaaaaaaagaaacaattatatagaggttcattaaataattatgatggCCATAAACAAGATATGGACAATAAATGTTCTAcatttgaaacaaaaaagtaCTCTCgccttgaaaaaaaaatattcaaagaacttGATTATATAGATTTTCTTAAAGGCAACAAGAATATTAGTGATAAgacttacaaaaaaataatgcttgaaaaattatcattaagATTAGCTTTgcctatattattttttttgttgttatcAACTGTACTTATAGTAGATATATCTCTGCGTTTACCATCTGACGGAAAAGGATTTTGGAATCTATCAGGATTGGGAAcgattttaaaagaatatgagGACAAATTAAAGCCTTATCTTGAATGGTTAACGAAACCCTTATGGACTTCGGCAGGGAGCTCTTCCGCTAGTGTACTAGGAGCATTATTTAgtgttatattatatgttataccctttttaatattaggTGTCACACTTATAtcgtacattttttattatcatagaaaagctaaaaaatttgaaaaaattaagttcagtaaaaagtga